The genomic window tgcttacgggtactTGCTAGTGCCATTTATTAAACACgtgtgcagtctacatgtatcttttatgtgtgactgccatctactggtcactttttacaccatgtacccaaaaattttgctttgaggtcggtaagcacaaccagatttATTCtgtacataaggcgcactgtcgatttttgcgAAATGGAAGATTTTAAGTGCgattttataattaaaaaaaaaaagtcatgttcCGTCTGGCAACACTGGGACCGTGGTCTCACAGAGCTAGTTCAACTTTGGTCCAAAAAAACTGTTCAAACGTCGCATTAAGAGCGAGTGCAAGAAGGCTTCTGATTGGAGGATCAGGACGCACCAGCTGGTGTTATGATTTGTTGACGTTTGATTGACTTCACTGAGGTCCATCCATTCTGCAGCAAAGGTGATTTAATAAGACAATCCTTTTTAAAGACCACATCAGTAGAAAGTTCCAAATgctaaaataaatgttaaaaaaaaaaaaatgtaaaagtctCCTCCGGGGTGAGAAGAAATAAATGTTTTTAGGCCTGCAGACGGCAAAGAAAAAGGCagccccgtgtgtttgtgtgtgactaCAGGTCCTCGGTGTAGATGATACACGGACTAGACTCCTCATTGGACTCCAGTCGCACCCTGGAGACGAACCAGCGGCGGGCGGTTGAGGCCTTGTAGGAGAGCGTGGTGCGGTAAATGTTCTTGGCGTGCTTGGGGTACACGATGGTGGTGCTCTGGTAACTGATGACCTTCTGCCGCGGCTCCAGGTAGACCTGGGACTTGTAGCTCCTCCAGGTGCAGTTGGGCACCGCCACCACCGTCTCGCTGTAGGACATGGCGGTGGGGACGGGCACGCAGTACACGTTGTCTCTGTAGTGCTTGTCCGAGTCGTACCGCACCGCTGAGGTACACCTGTGAGGAGACATTGGTACGGGAATATTACAGCCTGAgcgtgttttgagataagagctgtctctcgacTCATTGTTATTGTTTACGTTacaagaaaaaatgaagcttaaaggcctactgaaacccactactaccgaccacgcagtctgatagtttatatatcaatgatgaaatattaacattgcaacacatgccaatacggccgggttagtttactaaattacaattttaaatatcgcgccgaaatatcctgctgaaacgtcgcggtatgatgacacatgcgcgtgacgtcacggactgtagaggacattttgttccagcatcgttcccagctattaagtcgtctgttttcatcgcaaaattccacagtattctggacatctgtgttgctgaatcttttgcaatttgttcaatgaacaacggagacatcaaagaagaaagctgtaggtgggaagcggtgtattgcggccacctttagcaacacaaacacagccggtgtttcattgtttacattcccgaaaggtgACAGTcaggctttactatggaacagagatgtcaagcgaacacagttggattggaccacacacacaaagttgctgctagcggggtgtataaaatagtcaggagttgtcatggatgcaaaggattttgggtatttgttgtgttgcgtttatgttgttactgtgaggatgttctcctgaaatgtgtttgtcattcttgtttggtgtggcttcacagcgtggagcatattactaagagtgttaaaattgtttatatcacaaccattagtctaccctgtgtcacccagtatgccttgcagtcgtatgCGTGTGTCTGCCGAAGCCACACACTACAAGTTGCTAGACTGACAAGCGATCTGCTTCtcagtacatgttgtagaaggcgacaaagccactGGCATCATAGCACGCCCCAATACTtactaactgggtgactgccggcagtcattctagataTTGTTTACGTCtcctaatgtcttcttcgctttgtgatacgggtcttaaatggctctttgaatggtaaagaatACCGAtctcagaaccatgtatatcaaatatttccgaatggttcaaccaccacccgcccgaatctaattaaaatctgttttttcgtcatgtcacccgcgcGGACTAcgcggatgagaccacaaaccgcgcatctctactagtaacacaataagcagataagggattttccagaattatcctagtaaattagtCTAACATctaaattgctcccactgccctctagtctttttttttctagtccttcactctcactttcctcatccacgaatctttcatcctcgctcaaattaacggggaactcgtagctttctcggtccgaatcgctctcgctgctggtggccatgattgtaaacaatgttcagatgtgaggagctccacaacccgtgaagtcacgcgcacatcgtcaggcaaggcttttttattagcgaccaaaaggtgCAAACTtaattgtcgatgttctctactaaatcctgtcaccaaaaatatggcaatatcgcgaaatgatcaagtatgacacatagaacggacctgctatccccgtttgaataggaaaatctcatttcattaggcctttaacatcccatcagttggcGAAGGCAAAAGGCTCTGTGAACcccgtagtgaagtgaattatatttatatagcgcttttctctagtgactcaaagcacttttacatagtgaaacccaatatctaagttgcatttaaaccagtgtgggtggcactgggagcaggtgggtaaagtgtcttgcccaaggacacaacggcagtaactaggatggcagtagcaaggatcgaacctggaaccctcaagttgctggcacggccactctaccaaccgggctatacaCATCACTGAAATGTGCAAAGTAACAAAGTTAAGTCACACAAATGACTTAACTTTTGTCTCTTTCACAAACTTGAAGCAAAGTTCAATGGTGAGTCGGAGCAGCTTCAAAGGAACAAAAAGTCTCTGCTGCCCTCTGGTGGTAAAACGTAGGTTTAATCTTTGAGGCGAACTGATTCAATCACAGTaaggtttcatctgacatcacatggacaaagataagaccttctggaggaaagttctgtggtcagatgaaacaaaaattgagctgtttggccacaatacccagcaatatgtttggaggagaaaaggcgagtcatttaatcccaggaacaccaagcttaccgtcaagcatggtggaggtagtattatgctctgggcctgtttttgctgccaatggaaccggtgctttacagagagtaaatgggacaatgaaaaaagaggaatacctccaaattcttcaggacaacgtaAAATAATCATCCCGgagattgggtcttgggcacagttgggtgttccaaaaggacaatgacaccaaactcacgtcaaaagtggtaaaggaatggctgaatcaggctagaattaaggcttTAAAATGGCcatgccaaagtcctgacttaaacgtgtggacaatgctgaagaaacaagtccatgtcagaaaaccgacCAAATTAGCCGAACTGCACCAGTTTTGGCAAGAGGagaggtcaaaaattcaaccaaaaacatcttattgcagggaaacttgccaagcgacatgtaagcaaatattaaattgctgtatgtatacttttgacccagcagattgggtcacattttcagtagacccataataaattcatgaaagaaccaaacttcttgAATCTTTTTTGTGACCAGCAAGTATTTGttctaatcactctatcacaaaaaaaataagagttgtaaaaattattggaaaatcaagacagccatgacatgtttcttacaagtgtaaaacttttgaccacgactgaatgtacttaacaaaaaaaggtgaaataactaaaaacattttatattctagtttcttcaaaatagccacccttagcTCTGATTCCTTttttgcacattcttggcattctctcgatgagaggaagtcacctgaaatggtgcgcttgaagctcatggagagaatgccaagagtgtgcaaagcagtaatgagagcaaagggtggttattttgaagaaactagaatataaataggttcagttatttcacccttttttaagttcataactccacgtgttcattaaTGGTTTTATGTTACAGTGGGCCAAATATTAAATacgcttgttaaataaaaccgtggccttgtttttaatgaatacttaagcctactcTGCTACTGTACATTAATGTTGATAGTTATGTTGgtgcttggagagccaagtgttttctcagGTGGTACTTGCTTAAAAAGTTGATGTGACCATGTTCGTGCTTACTTGATTTCCTGCTCAGGTTTCGGGTTGACCTCGATGCCTTCGCCATAGAAGACTGGGAGCATACGAGTCCTGGGGTCTGTTCCTGTGTTGTTGATCAGCAGGTAAGGCAGCTGGGAAGAGGAAATGTTACGTCACAAACAAATCTCACAGCATGTCCAGGAAAGGACACATTTTAActaggaaaagtaccgtccatatgaggactggtgaaaaATTCAGGACATAAGTCATGGTCCcattacggaaaaccattgcatctaataatagtgtctcatttgcacccctgttggtaaaatctatcaaaatgagggtggttccaaaaaggagggatttttcaaattgactttttaaaaaaatgcgcccactctggtcaacatatgaaataacaagtgtgtgtaataacaagtgtgtgtaaacatgtgaagtgctccctctctggtcaacatatgaaataacaggtgtgtgtaaacatttgaagtgctccccctctggtcaacatatgaaataacaggtgtgtgtaaacatttgaagtgctccccctctggtcaacatatgaaataagtgtgtgtaaacatgtgaagtgctccccctctggtcaacatatgaaataacaggtgtgtttgcaaacatgtgaagtgctccccctctggtcaacatatgaaataacaggtgtgtaTAAGAAATAGAAATGCCTCCCTTTTGGCTGAaattaattaaaagaaaaaaaagtatatagagacatactgtaataacttaaagttAATAATGAAGattcaattgtttttatttttttttaactaaaagcagtctttttctcacaatgtgtcgacttctttcttataaaattggaaacaatttctcacatttccgtttctgtaatattgcaatattttcttgtaaaattattactttttatgtaaaatgattactttttgatgcaaaatggcgacctttgtcatatatatatatatatatatatatatttggcaatattgtggtaagtcatataaaattcttatcacaatattgccaatttttttgctgGTCTCGTAAAACAGTGACGTTTGAGTATAAtgacttgtcataattttgccgaatAAAATTACGATTATTGGAacattgaaaacattttaaagttttcttataaaaactGACTTGTCGAATAAAATTGACTCCtttcatgaaattgccaaaatgagaagcttttcttgtaaagttgcgactgttattgagtaaaattccaacttttatcataacattacactaatgttcagtttttcttgtaacattttgacttgggttgagtaaaatgacaacttttattttaacactgctaaaattctaagtttttcttgtgaaattgtgagctttttcttgcgaaattccaactaatttttcacaagctattttatatttgcatagtatgtatatattattgttgtaaatacaaatctttatatatctacaaaccccatttccatatgagttgggaaattgtgttagatgtaaatataaacggaatacaaagatttgcaaatcattttcaacccatattcaattcaatgcactacaaagacaagatatttgatgttcaaatacataaactttattttttttgcaaataatcattaactttagaattttatgccagcaacacgtgacaaagaagttgggaaaggtggcaataaatactgataaagttgaggaatgctcatcacacttatttggaacatcccacaggtgtgcaggttaattgggaacaggtgggtgccatgattgggtataaaaacagcttcccaaaaaatgctcagtctttcacaagaaaggattgggcgaggtacacccctttgtccacaactacgtgagcaaatagtcaaacagtttaagaacaacgtttctcaaagtgcacttgcaaaaaaattagggatttcaacatctactgtccataatatcattaaaagattgagagaatctgaagaaatcactccacgtaagcggcatggtcggaaaccaacattgaatgaccgtgaccttcgatccctcagacggcactgtattaataaaacgacatcaatctctataggatatcaccacatgggcttaggaacacttcagaaaaccactgtcactaaatacagtttgtcgctacatctgtaagtgcaagttaaagctctactatgcaaagcgaaagccatttatcaacaacatccagaaacgccgccggcttctttgggcccgagatcatctaagatggactgatgcaaggtggaaaagtgttctgtggtctgacaagtccacatttcaaattgattctggaaatattcgacattgtgtcatccggaccaaaggggaaaccaaccatccagactgttatcgacgcaaagttcaaacgccagcatctgtgacggtatgggggtgtattagtgcccagggcaagGGTAACATACAcccctgtgaaggcaccattaatgctgaaaggtagatacaggttttggccatctaagtgccgtctttttcatggacgcccctgcttttttcagcaagacaatgccaagccacattcagcacgtgttacaacagcctggcttcgtaaaaaaagagtccgggtactttccttgcccgcctgcagtccggacctgtctcccatggaaaatgtgtggcgcattatgaagcgttaaataggacagcagagaccccggactgttgaacaactgaagctctacataaaacaagaatgggaaaaaattccactttcaaagcttcaacaattagtttcctcagttccaaaacgtttattgagtgttgttaaaagaaaaggtgatgtaacgcagtggtgaacatgccctttcccaactactttggcacatgttgcagccatgaacttCTAAGtgaattactatttgcaaaaaaataataaagtttatgagtttgaacatcaaatatgttgtctttgtagtgcattaaattgaatatgggttgaaaaggatttgcaaatccttgtattccgtttatatttacatctaacacaatttcccaactcatatggaaacagggtttgtagaaagggtggtcctacagAGGTCGGCATTTTTCCCAGGTCtcgagaaggtaacaaatacgtgtgtgtgtgtgtgtgtgtgtgtgtgtgtgtgtgtgtgtgtgtgtgtgtgtgtgtgtgtgtgtgtgttgcagatgtTGAGCGTGTAGACAATATAAAGACATGTTGAGCACAGCTGCTAAGCAGGCTGAAGAAGATGTTGAGAAGTTTGACTGCTCTTGGCTGCGAGTTTATCACCTTTAGTCACTTTTAAAGACTTTATTAGGGAGACTAAACCACGCTTCTTAATATTTGGATCCGATGTTTACTTCTCAACCAGTGAGTGATATTAAGGGTGTCcaaggcttgttttatttttttactggtcTTTGTTAGGTGTTGGTTGTCACAATCATTATATCTCATTTATGCAATAAAAAAGGCTTTTGATCTCGCCTACGTGGTCTTCTCTGGAGTAAGACAGCTCAACTTGAGGTGAGCTCATCAGGTTTTTCATGTCAAAATTCTTAGTATTTGTCTTTTAGGCTTTTACACAAGGAGCCTGATCTatattaaaccaggggtcggcaacccaaatcattgaaagagccat from Nerophis ophidion isolate RoL-2023_Sa linkage group LG07, RoL_Noph_v1.0, whole genome shotgun sequence includes these protein-coding regions:
- the rflna gene encoding refilin-A; translation: MVGHLHLQAMDESLKGKNREGLLDSPDSGLPPSPSPPFCSLSPALLEPRADSCTTPVEIQQAAWKKEPSREGKLLPYLLINNTGTDPRTRMLPVFYGEGIEVNPKPEQEIKCTSAVRYDSDKHYRDNVYCVPVPTAMSYSETVVAVPNCTWRSYKSQVYLEPRQKVISYQSTTIVYPKHAKNIYRTTLSYKASTARRWFVSRVRLESNEESSPCIIYTEDL